The Streptomyces seoulensis genome contains a region encoding:
- a CDS encoding LacI family DNA-binding transcriptional regulator, whose translation MASIKDVAAAAGVSVATVSRVLNAHPSVSAEARSRVLASVAALGYRPNAVARSLRTDQTHALGLVIGDVLNPYFTELARSVEEAARALGYSVIIGNADERPDLQDHHVRTLLDRRIDGLLVSPAPGDSPLLLDAARAGTPVVFVDRWIPGAEVPVVRADGRRAVRDLVAHLHGLGHRRLAIIAGPAGTTTGSERVTAFRDAMAAYGLPLAAEYIGHGDFQAASGRRVTEGFLALPEPPRAVFAADNLMALGALDAIRARGLRVPDDIALAVFDDIPWFVHTEPPITAIAQPTGELGRAAVRALVDRIEGRAAESVTLDARLVVRRSCGAPAPVLIPPTSPMRRSTPVQRSTP comes from the coding sequence ATGGCGAGCATCAAGGACGTCGCCGCCGCGGCGGGTGTCTCCGTCGCCACGGTCTCGCGCGTGCTGAACGCCCACCCTTCGGTGAGCGCCGAGGCGCGCTCCCGTGTGCTGGCCTCCGTGGCCGCGCTGGGCTACCGGCCCAACGCCGTGGCCCGCTCCCTGCGCACCGACCAGACCCATGCCCTCGGCCTGGTGATCGGCGATGTGCTCAACCCGTACTTCACCGAGCTGGCCCGCTCGGTGGAGGAGGCGGCACGCGCGCTGGGCTACAGCGTGATCATCGGCAACGCCGACGAGCGGCCCGACCTCCAGGACCACCACGTCCGCACCCTGCTGGACCGGCGGATCGACGGTCTGCTGGTCTCCCCGGCCCCCGGTGACTCCCCGCTGCTGCTGGACGCGGCCCGCGCGGGCACCCCGGTGGTCTTCGTGGACCGCTGGATCCCCGGCGCCGAGGTCCCCGTGGTCCGGGCCGACGGACGGCGGGCGGTACGGGACCTGGTGGCGCATCTGCACGGGCTCGGGCACCGGCGGCTCGCCATCATCGCGGGCCCGGCCGGCACCACGACCGGCAGCGAGCGGGTGACCGCGTTCCGGGACGCGATGGCCGCGTACGGACTGCCGCTGGCGGCCGAGTACATCGGGCACGGCGACTTCCAGGCGGCCAGCGGGCGCCGGGTCACCGAGGGCTTCCTCGCGCTGCCCGAGCCGCCCCGGGCGGTGTTCGCCGCCGACAACCTGATGGCGCTGGGCGCGCTGGACGCGATCCGGGCGCGCGGGCTCCGGGTGCCGGACGACATCGCGCTGGCGGTGTTCGACGACATCCCGTGGTTCGTGCACACCGAACCGCCGATCACCGCCATCGCCCAGCCCACCGGCGAACTGGGCCGGGCCGCCGTACGCGCCCTGGTCGACCGGATCGAGGGGCGGGCCGCCGAGTCCGTGACCCTCGACGCCCGGCTGGTCGTGCGCCGCTCGTGCGGAGCCCCGGCGCCCGTACTGATTCCTCCCACGTCCCCCATGCGAAGGAGCACCCCCGTGCAGAGGAGCACACCGTGA
- the recD2 gene encoding SF1B family DNA helicase RecD2 produces MAQKAGNPPGERHLAELEGVLERITYADEETGYTVARVDTGRGGGDLLTVVGALLGAQVGESLRMEGRWGSHPQYGRQFTCENYTTVLPATVQGMRRYLGSGLVKGIGPVFADRITRHFGLDTLRIIEEEPKRLIEVPGLGPKRTARIADAWEEQKAIKEVMLFLQTVEVSTSIAVRIYKKYGDASVSVVKNRPYRLASDVWGIGFLTADKIARSVGIPHDSPERVKAGLQYALSQSTDQGHCFLPEERLIADAVKLLQVDTGLVIECLAELAAPGEEGEEPGVVREKVPGPDGGEPVTAVYLVPFHRAELALAAQLLRLLRTGEDRMPAFRDVNWDKALGWLKGRTGTELAPEQEAAVRLALTEKVAVLTGGPGCGKSFTVRSIVELARARRAKVLLAAPTGRAAKRLAELTGAEASTVHRLLELKPGGDAAYDRDRPLDADLVVVDEASMLDLLLANKLVKAVPPGAHLLFVGDVDQLPSVGAGEVLRDLLADGSPVPAVRLTRVFRQAQRSGVVTNAHRINAGRHPLTEGLEDFFLFVEDDTEEAGRLTVDVAARRIPARFGLDPRRDVQVLAPMHRGPAGAGALNGLLQQAVTPGRPDVPEKRFGGRVFRVGDKVTQVRNNYEKGENGVFNGTVGVVTSLDPVEQRLTVLTDEDEEVGYEFDELDELAHAYAVTIHRSQGSEYPAVVIPVTTGAWMMLQRNLLYTAVTRAKRLVVLVGSRKAIAQAVRTVSAGRRCTALDFRLVGKNDRSNESRRSQSTSGTPGQGAG; encoded by the coding sequence ATGGCTCAAAAGGCGGGAAACCCCCCGGGCGAACGGCACTTGGCCGAGCTGGAAGGCGTGCTGGAGCGCATCACCTACGCCGACGAGGAGACCGGCTACACCGTCGCCCGCGTCGACACCGGCCGGGGCGGCGGCGATCTGCTCACCGTGGTCGGCGCGCTGCTCGGCGCGCAGGTGGGGGAGTCGCTGCGCATGGAGGGCCGCTGGGGCTCGCACCCGCAGTACGGCAGGCAGTTCACCTGCGAGAACTACACGACCGTCCTCCCCGCCACCGTCCAGGGCATGCGCCGCTACCTCGGCTCCGGCCTGGTCAAGGGCATCGGCCCGGTCTTCGCCGACCGCATCACCCGGCACTTCGGCCTGGACACCCTGCGGATCATCGAGGAGGAGCCGAAGCGCCTGATCGAGGTGCCCGGACTCGGCCCCAAGCGCACCGCCCGCATCGCCGACGCCTGGGAGGAGCAGAAGGCGATCAAGGAGGTCATGCTCTTCCTCCAGACCGTCGAGGTCTCCACCTCCATCGCCGTGCGCATCTACAAGAAGTACGGCGACGCCTCCGTCTCCGTGGTGAAGAACCGGCCGTACCGGCTCGCCTCCGACGTCTGGGGCATCGGCTTCCTCACCGCCGACAAGATCGCCCGGTCGGTCGGCATCCCGCACGACAGCCCCGAACGCGTCAAGGCGGGCCTGCAGTACGCCCTTTCCCAGTCCACCGACCAGGGCCACTGCTTCCTCCCCGAGGAACGCCTGATCGCGGACGCGGTGAAGCTCCTCCAGGTCGACACCGGCCTGGTCATCGAGTGCCTGGCCGAACTCGCGGCCCCCGGCGAGGAGGGCGAGGAGCCCGGTGTCGTGCGGGAGAAGGTCCCCGGCCCGGACGGCGGCGAGCCCGTCACCGCCGTCTATCTCGTCCCCTTCCACCGGGCCGAACTCGCCCTCGCCGCGCAGTTGCTGCGCCTGCTGCGCACCGGGGAGGACCGGATGCCGGCCTTCCGGGACGTGAACTGGGACAAGGCGCTCGGCTGGCTGAAGGGCCGTACCGGCACCGAGCTCGCGCCCGAACAGGAGGCCGCCGTCCGGCTCGCGCTCACCGAGAAGGTCGCCGTCCTCACCGGCGGCCCCGGCTGCGGCAAGTCCTTCACCGTCCGCTCGATCGTGGAACTCGCCCGCGCCCGGCGGGCCAAAGTGCTGCTCGCCGCGCCCACCGGCCGCGCCGCCAAGCGGCTGGCCGAGCTGACCGGCGCCGAGGCGTCCACCGTGCACCGGCTGCTGGAGCTGAAGCCCGGCGGCGACGCCGCCTACGACCGCGACCGCCCGCTGGACGCCGACCTCGTGGTGGTGGACGAGGCGTCCATGCTGGACCTCCTGCTGGCCAACAAGCTGGTCAAGGCCGTGCCGCCCGGCGCCCATCTGCTCTTCGTCGGCGATGTGGACCAGTTGCCCAGCGTCGGCGCCGGGGAGGTGCTGCGGGATCTGCTGGCCGACGGCAGCCCGGTGCCCGCCGTCCGGCTCACCCGCGTCTTCCGCCAGGCCCAGCGGTCCGGCGTGGTCACCAACGCGCACCGGATCAACGCGGGCCGACACCCGCTCACCGAGGGCCTGGAGGACTTCTTCCTCTTCGTCGAGGACGACACCGAGGAGGCCGGCCGGCTCACCGTGGACGTGGCCGCCCGCCGCATCCCGGCCCGCTTCGGCCTCGACCCGCGCCGGGACGTGCAGGTCCTCGCCCCCATGCACCGGGGCCCGGCGGGCGCCGGCGCCCTCAACGGCCTGCTCCAGCAGGCCGTCACCCCCGGCCGGCCCGACGTGCCGGAGAAGCGGTTCGGCGGCAGGGTCTTCCGGGTCGGCGACAAGGTCACCCAGGTCCGCAACAACTACGAGAAGGGCGAGAACGGCGTCTTCAACGGCACCGTGGGAGTGGTCACCTCACTCGATCCGGTCGAGCAGCGCCTGACGGTGCTGACGGACGAGGACGAGGAGGTGGGGTACGAATTCGACGAACTGGACGAACTGGCCCACGCGTACGCCGTGACCATTCACCGCTCCCAGGGCAGTGAATACCCTGCGGTGGTGATCCCGGTCACCACCGGGGCCTGGATGATGCTCCAGCGGAACCTGCTGTACACGGCGGTCACCCGCGCCAAGAGGCTCGTGGTGCTGGTGGGTTCACGCAAGGCGATCGCGCAGGCCGTGCGCACGGTGTCGGCCGGACGGCGGTGTACGGCGCTCGACTTCAGGCTCGTCGGCAAAAATGATCGATCAAATGAGTCACGAAGGTCACAGAGCACTTCCGGAACCCCCGGCCAGGGGGCAGGATGA
- a CDS encoding ribokinase, with translation MYDYDLLVVGSANADLVVGVERRPGAGETVLGGDLAVHPGGKGANQAVAAARLGARTALLARVGDDGHGTLLLDSLRSAGVDTSAVLAGGAPTGVALITVDPSGDNSIVVSPGANSRLTEGDVRADVVGAARVVSAQLEIPLETVAAVVRALPEDTRFVLNPSPPRPLPYEVLAACDPLVVNEHEARVLLGDQEAGDDPADRARRLLALGPRSVVVTLGAKGALVCDASGVCAVPSVAVAAVDTTGAGDAFTAALAWRLGAGEELPVAAAYAARVGAAAVTRRGAQESYPTAADVAALDA, from the coding sequence ATGTACGACTACGACCTGCTGGTCGTGGGGTCCGCCAACGCCGATCTGGTGGTCGGTGTGGAGCGGCGGCCGGGTGCCGGGGAGACGGTGCTCGGCGGTGACCTGGCCGTCCATCCGGGCGGCAAGGGTGCCAACCAGGCGGTCGCCGCCGCCCGCCTCGGCGCCCGTACGGCGCTGCTGGCGCGGGTCGGCGACGACGGCCACGGCACGCTGCTGCTGGACTCGCTCCGCTCGGCCGGGGTGGACACCTCGGCGGTGCTCGCGGGCGGGGCACCGACCGGGGTCGCGCTGATCACCGTCGACCCGTCCGGGGACAACAGCATCGTGGTCTCCCCCGGCGCCAACTCCCGCCTCACCGAAGGTGATGTGCGAGCGGATGTGGTGGGCGCGGCCAGGGTGGTGTCGGCCCAGTTGGAGATCCCGCTGGAGACGGTGGCGGCCGTGGTGCGGGCGCTGCCCGAGGACACCCGGTTCGTGCTGAACCCGTCCCCGCCGCGCCCGCTGCCCTACGAGGTGCTGGCCGCCTGCGATCCGCTGGTGGTCAACGAGCACGAGGCGCGGGTGCTGCTAGGCGACCAGGAGGCGGGCGACGACCCGGCCGACCGGGCCCGGCGCCTGCTGGCCCTGGGTCCGCGCTCGGTGGTGGTGACGCTGGGCGCGAAGGGCGCGCTGGTGTGCGACGCCTCGGGCGTATGCGCGGTGCCGTCGGTGGCGGTGGCCGCCGTGGACACCACGGGTGCCGGGGACGCCTTCACGGCCGCGCTGGCCTGGCGGCTGGGCGCGGGCGAGGAGCTGCCGGTGGCTGCGGCGTACGCGGCTCGCGTCGGTGCGGCGGCGGTGACCCGGCGCGGGGCGCAGGAGTCGTACCCGACGGCGGCGGACGTGGCGGCGCTGGACGCCTGA
- a CDS encoding glycoside hydrolase family 3 protein gives MHHTSTGSTGNTARTSRRALLAATAGLGAALAVPTASGTAQAATPGDAALRALIARMTLEEKVGQLFVSRVYGHSATAPDQADIDANVKELGVRTADELIGRYRVGGIIYFTWAHNTRDPHQIADLSNGIQRSSLTRPRGLPMLIATDQEHGAVCRIGKPATLLPGAMALAAGRSRTDVRTTGWISGTELRAMGVNQDYAPDADVNVNPANPVIGVRSFGADPELVGTLVAAEVKGYQSAGVAATAKHFPGHGDTAVDSHTGFPVITHSRELWDRLDAVPFRAAVAAGIDSVMTAHIQFPALDPSGDPATLSHPIVTGILRGELGYDGVVITDSLGMEGVRTKYGDDRVPVLALKAGVDQLLNPPSMDVAWNAVLAAVRNGELTEARVEESVLRILRMKARLGLFRGTRVTRAGVDRTVGNKRHLAAADHIADRTTTLLANEGRLLPLDRRRQPKVLVVGADPASPSGTTGPPTGVLAAALTELGFTATALSTGTAPTTDAITKAVTAAQDADAVIVATYNVTAASSQRTLVQRLLATGRPVVALAVRNPYDIAQLTEVKAHLAAYCWTDVELRAAARVIAGRVKPRGKLPVPIARADDPAKELYPLGHGLSY, from the coding sequence GCCGTCCCCACCGCCTCCGGCACCGCCCAGGCCGCCACCCCGGGCGACGCCGCGCTGCGCGCGCTCATCGCGCGGATGACGCTGGAGGAGAAGGTCGGCCAGCTCTTCGTCTCGCGCGTCTACGGCCACTCCGCCACCGCCCCCGACCAGGCCGACATCGACGCCAACGTCAAGGAACTGGGCGTCCGCACCGCCGACGAGCTGATCGGGCGTTACCGGGTCGGCGGCATCATCTACTTCACCTGGGCGCACAACACCCGCGACCCCCACCAGATCGCGGACCTCTCCAACGGCATCCAGCGCTCGTCGCTGACCCGGCCGCGCGGGCTGCCCATGCTCATCGCCACCGACCAGGAGCACGGCGCGGTCTGCCGCATCGGCAAGCCCGCCACCCTGCTCCCCGGCGCCATGGCCCTGGCCGCCGGCCGCTCCCGCACCGATGTGCGCACCACCGGCTGGATCTCCGGCACCGAGCTGCGCGCGATGGGCGTCAACCAGGACTACGCGCCCGACGCCGACGTCAACGTCAACCCCGCCAACCCGGTCATCGGCGTCCGCTCCTTCGGCGCCGACCCGGAGCTGGTGGGCACCCTGGTCGCGGCCGAGGTGAAGGGCTACCAGTCGGCCGGGGTCGCCGCCACCGCCAAGCACTTCCCGGGGCACGGGGACACCGCCGTCGACAGCCACACCGGGTTCCCCGTCATCACCCACAGCCGGGAGCTGTGGGACAGGCTGGACGCGGTGCCGTTCCGGGCCGCCGTCGCCGCGGGCATCGACTCCGTCATGACGGCGCACATCCAGTTCCCCGCGCTAGACCCGTCCGGCGACCCCGCCACCCTCTCCCACCCGATCGTCACCGGCATCCTGCGCGGCGAACTCGGCTACGACGGCGTCGTCATCACCGACTCCCTCGGCATGGAGGGCGTCCGCACCAAGTACGGCGACGACCGGGTGCCGGTGCTGGCGCTCAAGGCCGGGGTCGACCAGTTGCTCAACCCGCCCTCCATGGACGTGGCCTGGAACGCGGTGCTGGCCGCCGTCCGCAACGGGGAGCTGACCGAGGCCCGCGTGGAGGAATCGGTTCTGCGCATCCTCCGCATGAAGGCGAGGCTCGGCCTCTTCCGGGGCACCCGCGTCACCCGCGCCGGTGTCGACCGGACCGTGGGCAACAAGCGGCACCTGGCCGCCGCCGACCACATCGCCGACCGCACCACCACCCTGCTGGCCAACGAGGGCCGGCTGCTCCCGCTGGACCGGCGCAGGCAGCCCAAGGTCCTGGTCGTCGGCGCCGACCCGGCCTCCCCGTCCGGCACCACCGGCCCGCCCACCGGCGTACTGGCCGCCGCGCTCACCGAACTGGGCTTCACCGCAACGGCGTTGTCCACCGGCACCGCACCCACGACGGACGCCATCACCAAGGCGGTCACCGCCGCCCAGGACGCCGACGCGGTGATCGTGGCCACGTACAACGTCACGGCGGCCAGCTCCCAACGCACGCTTGTGCAACGGCTATTGGCCACCGGCCGCCCGGTCGTCGCGCTGGCGGTCCGCAACCCGTACGACATCGCCCAGCTCACCGAGGTCAAGGCACACCTGGCCGCCTACTGCTGGACCGACGTCGAACTCCGCGCCGCAGCACGGGTCATCGCGGGCCGGGTGAAGCCGCGCGGCAAGCTCCCGGTGCCGATCGCGCGGGCGGACGACCCGGCGAAGGAGCTGTATCCCCTGGGACACGGGCTGAGCTACTAG
- a CDS encoding sugar ABC transporter ATP-binding protein, with product MSDPDELLRVEGIRKAFPGVVALDGVDFGLRRGEVHVLLGENGAGKSTLIKTLSGACPPDSGRILVEGTEVRVRSARDAEALGIATIYQEFNLVPDLTVAENIFLGRQPRRFGMVDRGRMEADAEVLLKRVGLAVSPRTRVRELGIARLQMVEIAKALSLDARVLIMDEPTAVLTSEEVGRLFTLVRSLRADGVGIVFITHHLDEIAALGDRVTVIRDGRSVGQVPASTPEDELVRLMVGRSIEQQYPRERPERGEPLLAVEGLTRDGVFHDVSFEVHAGEVVGIAGLVGAGRTEVARAVFGADPYDAGTVKVRGTALRRHDVDAALTAGIGLVPEDRKGQGLVLDASVAENLGLVTLRSASRAGLVDRKGQHEAAGRIAERLNVRMAGLGQHARTLSGGNQQKVVIGKWLLADARVLILDEPTRGIDVGAKVEIYQLVNELTAAGAAVLMISSDLPEVLGMSDRVLVMAQGRIAGELSSGEATQDAVMSLAVGTPTIDPSTETEAPGGR from the coding sequence GTGAGCGATCCCGACGAACTGCTGCGCGTCGAGGGCATACGCAAGGCGTTCCCCGGTGTGGTCGCGCTGGACGGCGTCGACTTCGGCCTGCGCCGGGGCGAGGTCCATGTCCTGCTCGGCGAGAACGGCGCGGGCAAGTCCACCCTGATCAAGACCCTCTCCGGCGCCTGCCCGCCCGACTCCGGGCGCATCCTGGTCGAAGGCACCGAGGTCCGCGTGCGCAGCGCGCGGGACGCGGAGGCGCTCGGGATCGCCACCATCTACCAGGAGTTCAACCTGGTCCCCGATCTGACGGTGGCCGAGAACATCTTCCTGGGCCGTCAGCCGCGCCGCTTCGGCATGGTGGACCGGGGGCGGATGGAGGCCGACGCCGAGGTCCTGCTGAAGCGGGTCGGGCTGGCCGTCTCCCCGCGCACCCGCGTGCGTGAACTGGGCATCGCCCGGCTCCAGATGGTGGAGATCGCCAAGGCGCTCAGTCTGGACGCCCGGGTGCTGATCATGGACGAGCCGACCGCCGTGCTCACCTCCGAGGAGGTCGGCCGGCTGTTCACGCTGGTGCGCTCGCTGCGCGCGGACGGCGTCGGCATCGTGTTCATCACCCACCACCTGGACGAGATCGCCGCCCTCGGCGACCGGGTCACCGTGATCCGCGACGGCCGCAGCGTGGGCCAGGTCCCGGCGTCCACGCCCGAGGACGAACTCGTCCGGCTCATGGTGGGCCGCTCCATCGAGCAGCAGTACCCGCGTGAACGCCCCGAGCGGGGCGAGCCGTTGCTCGCCGTGGAGGGGCTGACCCGTGACGGGGTCTTCCACGACGTGAGCTTCGAGGTGCACGCCGGTGAGGTCGTCGGCATCGCCGGGCTGGTCGGCGCGGGCCGTACCGAGGTCGCGCGGGCGGTGTTCGGCGCCGACCCGTACGACGCGGGCACGGTGAAGGTGCGCGGCACCGCGCTGCGACGGCACGACGTCGACGCGGCGCTGACGGCCGGGATCGGTCTGGTGCCCGAGGACCGCAAGGGCCAGGGCCTGGTGCTGGACGCCTCCGTGGCGGAGAACCTGGGCCTGGTGACCCTGCGTTCGGCCAGCCGGGCCGGGCTGGTGGACCGCAAGGGCCAGCACGAGGCCGCCGGGCGGATCGCCGAGCGGCTGAACGTGCGGATGGCCGGCCTCGGCCAGCACGCGCGCACCCTGTCCGGCGGCAACCAGCAGAAGGTCGTCATCGGCAAGTGGCTGCTGGCCGACGCCCGGGTGCTGATCCTCGACGAGCCGACGCGCGGCATCGACGTCGGCGCGAAGGTCGAGATCTACCAGCTCGTCAACGAACTCACCGCGGCCGGTGCGGCCGTCCTGATGATCTCCAGCGACCTGCCCGAGGTGCTCGGCATGAGCGACCGGGTGCTGGTGATGGCCCAGGGCCGGATCGCGGGTGAACTCAGCTCCGGCGAGGCCACCCAGGACGCCGTCATGTCCCTCGCCGTGGGCACCCCCACGATCGACCCCAGTACCGAAACGGAGGCCCCCGGTGGCCGCTGA
- a CDS encoding ABC transporter permease/substrate-binding protein, whose protein sequence is MAADTLKSRAGSGDAPARGIGRLLLDNGALTALIVLVIALSVLSGDFLTTDNLLNIGVQAAVTAILAFGVTFVIVSAGIDLSVGSVAALSATVLAWSATSHGVPVALAVVLALATGIAAGLVNGFLTAYGKLPPFIATLAMLSVARGLSLVISGGVPIPFPDSVSHLGDTLGSWLPVPVLVMVVMGLLAAFVLGRTYIGRSMYAIGGNEEAARLSGLRVKRQKLAVYALSGVFAAVAGVVLASRLSSAQPQAADGYELDAIAAVVIGGASLAGGTGKASGTLIGALILAVLRNGLNLLSVSAFWQQVVIGVVIALAVLLDTVRRKAGATPVAAGTGGGNRGKQAATYGLAAVVTVAVVGATSFLHSGSASASPKLGLSLSTLNNPFFVQIRDGAQAEAKKRGVDLTVTDARDDASQQADQLQNFTSSGYGAVIVNPVDSDAAGNSVKAAGKAGIPVIAVDRGVNKAKIAALVASDNVAGGELAAKTVAEKLGGKGRIVVLQGQAGTSAARERAEGFAKGLKKYPGIKVLAQQPADFDRAKGLDVMSNLLQAHPDVQGVIAANDEMALGAIKALGAKAGRSVQVVGFDGTPDGLKAVKGGSLYASVAQQPTQLGRIAVTNALKALDGGKVAPTVMVPVKVVTRENVDGFTG, encoded by the coding sequence GTGGCCGCTGACACCCTCAAGAGCCGGGCGGGCTCCGGCGACGCCCCGGCGCGCGGCATCGGCCGCCTGCTGCTCGACAACGGCGCGCTGACCGCGCTGATCGTCCTCGTCATCGCGCTGTCGGTGCTCTCCGGGGACTTCCTGACCACGGACAACCTGCTCAACATCGGTGTGCAGGCGGCCGTGACGGCGATCCTCGCCTTCGGTGTGACCTTCGTGATCGTCTCGGCGGGCATCGACCTGTCGGTGGGCTCGGTGGCCGCGCTGTCGGCGACCGTGCTGGCCTGGAGCGCCACCTCGCACGGGGTGCCGGTCGCCCTCGCGGTGGTCCTGGCGCTGGCCACGGGCATCGCGGCGGGCCTGGTCAACGGCTTCCTGACGGCGTACGGGAAGCTGCCGCCGTTCATCGCCACACTGGCCATGCTGTCGGTGGCGCGCGGTCTGTCGCTGGTCATCTCCGGGGGCGTGCCGATCCCGTTCCCGGACTCCGTCTCGCACCTCGGGGACACCCTCGGCTCCTGGCTGCCGGTACCCGTGCTGGTCATGGTGGTGATGGGGCTGCTCGCGGCGTTCGTGCTGGGGCGGACCTACATCGGCCGGTCGATGTACGCGATCGGCGGCAACGAGGAGGCCGCGCGCCTCTCCGGCCTGAGGGTGAAGCGGCAGAAGCTCGCCGTGTACGCGCTGTCCGGCGTGTTCGCGGCCGTCGCCGGTGTGGTGCTCGCCTCCCGGCTCTCCTCGGCGCAGCCGCAGGCCGCCGACGGCTACGAGCTGGACGCCATCGCGGCCGTCGTCATCGGCGGTGCCTCGCTGGCGGGCGGCACCGGCAAGGCGTCGGGCACCCTGATCGGCGCGCTCATCCTCGCGGTGCTGCGCAACGGCCTCAACCTGCTCTCGGTCTCCGCGTTCTGGCAGCAGGTCGTCATCGGTGTCGTCATCGCGCTGGCGGTGCTGCTGGACACCGTGCGCCGCAAGGCCGGGGCGACCCCGGTGGCGGCCGGTACCGGCGGCGGGAACCGGGGCAAGCAGGCGGCGACCTACGGGCTCGCGGCCGTGGTGACGGTGGCGGTCGTCGGCGCGACCTCCTTCCTGCACAGCGGCTCCGCCTCGGCGAGCCCCAAGCTGGGTCTGTCGCTGTCGACGCTGAACAACCCGTTCTTCGTGCAGATCCGCGACGGCGCCCAGGCGGAGGCGAAGAAGCGGGGCGTGGACCTCACCGTCACCGACGCCCGTGACGACGCCTCCCAGCAGGCCGACCAGCTCCAGAACTTCACCAGCTCCGGCTACGGCGCGGTCATCGTCAACCCGGTCGACTCCGACGCGGCCGGCAACTCGGTGAAGGCCGCGGGCAAGGCCGGCATCCCGGTGATCGCCGTGGACCGCGGCGTCAACAAGGCGAAGATCGCCGCGCTGGTCGCCTCCGACAACGTGGCGGGCGGCGAGCTGGCCGCCAAGACGGTCGCGGAGAAGCTCGGCGGCAAGGGACGGATCGTCGTCCTCCAGGGCCAGGCGGGCACCTCCGCCGCGCGCGAGCGCGCCGAGGGCTTCGCCAAGGGGCTGAAGAAGTACCCCGGCATCAAGGTGCTGGCCCAGCAGCCCGCCGACTTCGACCGGGCCAAGGGTCTCGACGTGATGTCCAACCTGCTCCAGGCCCACCCCGATGTGCAGGGCGTCATCGCGGCCAACGACGAGATGGCCCTCGGCGCCATCAAGGCACTCGGCGCGAAGGCGGGCAGGTCGGTGCAGGTCGTCGGCTTCGACGGCACCCCGGACGGACTGAAGGCCGTCAAGGGCGGCAGTCTGTACGCGTCGGTGGCGCAGCAGCCGACCCAGCTCGGCCGGATCGCCGTGACCAACGCGCTCAAGGCGCTGGACGGCGGCAAGGTCGCGCCGACGGTGATGGTGCCGGTCAAGGTGGTCACCCGCGAGAACGTGGACGGCTTCACCGGCTGA
- a CDS encoding citrate synthase, whose translation MSDNSVVLRVGDGEYTYPVVDSTVGDKGFDIGKLRAQTGLVTLDSGYGNTAAYKSAVTYLDGEAGILRYRGYPIEQLAERSTFLEVAYLLINGELPTVDELATFKNDITRHTLLHEDVKNFYRGFPRDAHPMAMLSSVVSALSTFYQDSHNPFDEKQRDLSTIRLLAKLPTIAAYAYKKSIGHPFVYPRNDLGYVENFLRMTFSVPAQEYDLDPVVVSALDKLLILHADHEQNCSTSTVRLVGSSQANMFASISAGINALWGPLHGGANQSVLEMLEGIQANGGDVDSFIRKVKNKEDGVRLMGFGHRVYKSFDPRAKIIKAAAHDVLSALGKSDELLDIALKLEEHALSDDYFVSRNLYPNVDFYTGLIYRAMGFPTEMFTVLFALGRLPGWIAQWTEMIKEPGSRIGRPRQIYTGVVERDFVPVEER comes from the coding sequence GTGAGCGACAACTCTGTAGTACTGCGGGTCGGCGACGGCGAGTACACCTATCCGGTGGTCGACAGCACCGTTGGTGACAAGGGCTTCGACATCGGGAAGCTCCGCGCCCAGACCGGTCTGGTGACCCTGGACAGCGGCTATGGCAACACGGCCGCCTACAAATCCGCCGTCACCTACCTCGACGGCGAGGCGGGCATCCTCCGCTACCGCGGCTACCCGATCGAGCAGCTCGCCGAGCGCTCCACCTTCCTCGAGGTGGCGTACCTGCTCATCAACGGTGAGCTGCCGACCGTCGACGAGCTGGCGACGTTCAAGAACGACATCACGCGGCACACCCTGCTGCACGAGGACGTCAAGAACTTCTACCGGGGCTTCCCGCGCGACGCCCACCCGATGGCCATGCTGTCGTCGGTCGTCTCGGCGCTGTCCACCTTCTACCAGGACAGCCACAACCCGTTCGACGAGAAGCAGCGCGACCTCTCCACGATCCGCCTGCTCGCGAAGCTTCCGACGATCGCGGCGTACGCGTACAAGAAGTCGATCGGCCACCCGTTCGTCTACCCGCGCAACGACCTCGGCTACGTCGAGAACTTCCTGCGCATGACGTTCTCGGTGCCGGCGCAGGAGTACGACCTCGACCCGGTCGTGGTCTCCGCGCTGGACAAGCTGCTGATCCTGCACGCGGACCACGAGCAGAACTGCTCGACCTCCACGGTCCGTCTGGTCGGCTCCTCGCAGGCCAACATGTTCGCCTCGATCTCCGCCGGCATCAACGCGCTGTGGGGCCCGCTGCACGGCGGCGCCAACCAGTCGGTGCTGGAGATGCTGGAGGGCATCCAGGCCAACGGCGGCGACGTCGACTCCTTCATCCGCAAGGTGAAGAACAAGGAGGACGGCGTCCGCCTGATGGGCTTCGGCCACCGGGTGTACAAGTCCTTCGACCCGCGCGCCAAGATCATCAAGGCCGCCGCGCACGACGTCCTCTCCGCGCTCGGCAAGTCCGACGAGCTGCTGGACATCGCGCTGAAGCTGGAGGAGCACGCGCTCTCCGACGACTACTTCGTCTCGCGCAACCTCTACCCCAACGTCGACTTCTACACCGGTCTGATCTACCGGGCCATGGGCTTCCCGACCGAGATGTTCACGGTCCTGTTCGCCCTCGGCCGCCTGCCGGGCTGGATCGCCCAGTGGACCGAGATGATCAAGGAGCCGGGTTCCCGCATCGGCCGCCCGCGCCAGATCTACACGGGTGTCGTCGAGCGCGACTTCGTGCCGGTCGAGGAGCGCTAG